A region from the Mycolicibacterium phlei genome encodes:
- a CDS encoding dienelactone hydrolase family protein — MPSISATVTTPDGDCPVTLHTPDGTGPWTGVVMYVDAGGVRDTFQQMAARLASYGHAVLLPDVYYRHGDWKPFDMGTVFTDEQERKRLFGMIASITPDMMTSDANAFFDFLTSRPEVRGERFGVCGYCMGGRASVIVAGRVPDRVAAAGSFHGGGLVTDGPDSPHLLADRMTATVYVAGAENDASFTPEQAEVLDRALTETGVNHTVEFYPAGHGFAVPDNQPYDEQAAERHWEALRQLFATALPN; from the coding sequence ATGCCCAGCATCTCAGCGACCGTGACCACGCCCGACGGCGACTGCCCCGTCACCCTGCACACCCCCGACGGCACCGGCCCGTGGACCGGCGTCGTGATGTACGTCGACGCCGGCGGCGTCCGCGACACCTTCCAGCAGATGGCCGCCCGGCTGGCCTCCTACGGGCACGCGGTGCTGCTGCCCGACGTCTATTACCGCCACGGGGACTGGAAGCCGTTCGACATGGGCACGGTGTTCACCGACGAGCAGGAACGCAAGCGGTTGTTCGGCATGATCGCCTCGATCACCCCCGACATGATGACCTCGGACGCCAACGCGTTCTTCGACTTCCTGACGTCGCGGCCGGAGGTCAGGGGCGAGCGGTTCGGCGTCTGCGGCTACTGCATGGGCGGGCGGGCCTCGGTGATCGTCGCCGGGCGGGTGCCCGACCGGGTGGCCGCGGCGGGCTCGTTTCACGGCGGTGGCCTGGTCACCGACGGACCGGACAGCCCGCACCTGCTGGCCGACCGGATGACCGCGACGGTCTACGTCGCCGGCGCGGAGAACGACGCGAGCTTCACCCCCGAGCAGGCCGAGGTCCTGGACCGGGCGCTGACCGAGACCGGCGTGAACCACACCGTCGAGTTCTATCCGGCCGGGCACGGATTCGCGGTGCCCGACAACCAGCCCTACGACGAGCAGGCTGCCGAGCGGCACTGGGAGGCGCTGCGCCAGTTGTTCGCCACCGCGCTGCCGAATTGA
- the dapA gene encoding 4-hydroxy-tetrahydrodipicolinate synthase has translation MVTPFKPDGSLDLETAARLANRLVDAGCDGLVVSGTTGESPTTTDDEKIALLRTVLEAVGDRARVIAGAGTYDTAHSVHLAKACAAEGAHGLLVVTPYYSRPPQAGLRAHFTAVADATDLPVILYDIPPRSVVPIEWDTLRALAEHPNIVAVKDAKGDLHGGGQILAETGLAYYSGDDALNLPWLAVGAVGFISVWGHLAAGQLRDMLSAFQSGDVATARKINVTLGPLAAAQARLGGVTLSKAGLRLQGFDAGDPRLPQVPATPEQIDQLAADMRAAAVLR, from the coding sequence ATGGTGACTCCGTTCAAGCCCGACGGGTCGCTGGATCTGGAGACCGCGGCCCGATTGGCAAACCGCCTGGTCGACGCCGGCTGTGACGGTCTGGTGGTGTCGGGCACCACCGGCGAGTCGCCGACCACCACCGACGACGAGAAGATCGCGCTGCTGCGCACCGTGCTGGAGGCCGTCGGCGACCGTGCCCGCGTCATCGCCGGCGCCGGCACCTACGACACCGCGCACAGCGTGCACCTGGCCAAGGCGTGCGCCGCCGAGGGCGCGCACGGCCTGCTGGTCGTCACGCCGTACTACTCGCGGCCGCCGCAGGCCGGTCTGCGGGCACACTTCACCGCGGTCGCCGACGCCACCGACCTGCCGGTGATCCTCTACGACATCCCGCCGCGGTCGGTGGTGCCGATCGAGTGGGACACCCTGCGGGCGCTGGCCGAGCACCCGAACATCGTCGCCGTCAAGGACGCCAAGGGCGACCTGCACGGCGGCGGGCAGATCCTCGCCGAGACGGGGCTGGCCTACTACTCCGGCGACGACGCGCTGAACCTGCCGTGGCTGGCCGTCGGCGCGGTCGGGTTCATCAGCGTGTGGGGCCATCTGGCCGCCGGCCAGCTGCGGGACATGTTGTCGGCGTTCCAGTCCGGTGACGTCGCGACCGCCCGCAAGATCAACGTGACCTTGGGCCCGCTGGCCGCCGCGCAGGCGCGGCTCGGCGGGGTGACGCTGTCGAAGGCCGGGCTGCGGCTGCAAGGCTTCGACGCCGGTGACCCGCGACTGCCGCAGGTGCCGGCGACTCCGGAACAGATCGACCAACTGGCCGCCGATATGCGGGCGGCCGCGGTGCTGCGCTAG
- a CDS encoding dihydrofolate reductase, producing MTGDVGLIWAQSSSGVIGRDGGIPWRLPEDQARFKELTMGHTVVMGRLTWESLPAKVRPLPGRRNIVVTRTPGYVADGAEVVGSLDEALGDDPVWVIGGGQIYSAALPLATRCEITEVDIDLRREDDDALAPVLDEEWVGEVGEWLTSSSGLRYRFLSYLRR from the coding sequence ATGACGGGCGACGTCGGGCTGATCTGGGCGCAGTCCAGCTCCGGGGTCATCGGCCGCGACGGCGGCATCCCGTGGCGGCTGCCCGAGGACCAGGCCCGGTTCAAAGAGCTGACGATGGGCCACACGGTGGTGATGGGCCGGCTGACCTGGGAGTCGCTGCCCGCGAAGGTGCGCCCGCTGCCGGGCCGGCGCAACATCGTGGTGACCCGCACCCCCGGCTATGTCGCCGACGGCGCCGAGGTGGTGGGCTCGCTGGACGAGGCGCTGGGCGACGACCCGGTCTGGGTGATCGGCGGCGGCCAGATCTACTCCGCGGCGCTGCCGCTGGCGACGCGCTGTGAGATCACCGAGGTCGACATCGACCTGCGCCGCGAGGACGACGACGCGCTGGCGCCGGTGCTCGACGAGGAGTGGGTCGGCGAGGTGGGCGAGTGGCTGACCAGCTCCTCGGGCCTGCGGTATCGGTTCCTGAGCTACCTAAGGCGCTGA
- a CDS encoding tetratricopeptide repeat protein, producing MSEGRGALRIQVLIGFMCVALVVYFLLLGRTAMAFIGTGEPAAVGLGLALLVMPMIGLWAMLSTLRAGLTHQRLARIARERGMELDVSDLPRRPSGRIERDAADALFVTVREELENDPDNWLRWYRLARAYDYAGDRSRAREAMRKAVELEARS from the coding sequence ATGTCGGAAGGCAGGGGCGCACTTCGCATCCAGGTGCTGATCGGCTTCATGTGCGTGGCGCTGGTCGTGTACTTCCTGCTGCTCGGCCGCACCGCGATGGCGTTCATCGGCACCGGCGAACCCGCCGCCGTGGGGCTGGGGCTGGCGCTGCTGGTGATGCCGATGATCGGGCTGTGGGCGATGCTGTCCACGCTGCGCGCCGGGCTGACCCATCAGCGGTTGGCCCGCATCGCCCGGGAGCGGGGGATGGAGCTCGACGTCAGCGACCTGCCGCGCCGGCCGTCGGGGCGCATCGAACGCGACGCCGCCGATGCGCTGTTCGTCACGGTGCGTGAGGAACTGGAGAACGACCCGGACAACTGGCTGCGGTGGTACCGGCTGGCCCGCGCCTACGACTACGCCGGGGACCGCAGCCGGGCCCGCGAGGCGATGCGCAAGGCCGTCGAGCTGGAGGCCCGGTCGTGA
- a CDS encoding winged helix-turn-helix domain-containing protein, with translation MASRLTADQARRVAVAAQGFAEPRLRGPVTRAHLRRLISRIQVLQLDSVSVAVRAHYAPVFSRLGPYDRDLLDRAAWSHSARAPRMLVEYWAHEAALMAVEDWPLLRWRMREYTHGRWGTEIVKRNARLVDEVVAAVTELGPATAGQIEEYLGAEQRGRKGPWWDRSDTKWVTEALFASGVLTTATRVGFARHYDLAERVLPPDVLAREVDEDDAVRELVLRAAGALGVGTEQDLRDYFRLSPAQVKPAIAKLVADGELEPVQVDGWKGTAYLRAGQAVLRRDRGTALLCPFDPLIFFRPRVARLFGFEYRLEIYTPAPKRRWGYYVWPFLLDGELVARVDLKADRSADALRVVGAFVEPGREPTRVAEALAGELQAMAGWLGLGDVTVGRRGDLAPVLRRVWGRRTR, from the coding sequence GTGGCGAGCAGACTCACCGCCGACCAGGCCCGCCGCGTCGCCGTCGCGGCGCAGGGGTTCGCCGAGCCGCGGCTGCGGGGCCCGGTCACCCGCGCGCATCTGCGCAGGCTGATCTCCCGCATCCAGGTCCTGCAGCTGGACTCGGTGTCGGTGGCGGTGCGCGCGCACTACGCGCCGGTGTTCAGCCGGCTCGGACCCTACGACCGCGACCTGCTGGACCGGGCGGCGTGGAGCCACTCGGCGCGGGCACCGCGGATGCTCGTCGAGTACTGGGCGCACGAGGCGGCGCTGATGGCCGTCGAGGACTGGCCGCTGCTGCGCTGGCGGATGCGCGAGTACACCCACGGCCGCTGGGGCACCGAGATCGTCAAACGCAACGCCAGGCTGGTCGACGAGGTCGTCGCCGCGGTGACCGAGCTCGGCCCGGCCACGGCGGGGCAGATCGAGGAGTACCTGGGCGCCGAGCAGCGCGGCCGCAAGGGTCCGTGGTGGGACCGCAGCGACACCAAGTGGGTGACCGAGGCGCTGTTCGCGTCGGGGGTGCTCACCACGGCGACGCGGGTCGGGTTCGCCCGGCACTACGACCTGGCCGAGCGGGTGCTGCCGCCCGACGTGCTGGCCCGCGAGGTCGACGAGGACGACGCGGTGCGCGAGCTGGTGCTGCGGGCGGCAGGGGCGCTGGGCGTCGGCACCGAACAGGACCTGCGGGACTACTTCCGGTTGTCACCGGCGCAGGTCAAGCCGGCCATCGCGAAGCTGGTCGCCGACGGCGAGCTGGAACCGGTGCAGGTCGACGGCTGGAAGGGCACGGCGTATCTGCGTGCGGGACAGGCGGTTCTGCGGCGCGACCGCGGTACGGCGCTGCTGTGCCCGTTCGACCCGCTGATCTTCTTCCGGCCGCGGGTGGCTCGGCTGTTCGGCTTCGAGTACCGGCTGGAGATCTACACGCCCGCCCCCAAACGCCGGTGGGGTTACTACGTGTGGCCGTTCCTGCTCGACGGGGAACTGGTCGCCCGGGTGGACCTGAAGGCCGACCGCAGCGCCGACGCGCTGCGCGTGGTGGGCGCGTTCGTCGAACCGGGCCGGGAACCGACCCGGGTGGCCGAGGCGCTGGCGGGGGAGCTGCAGGCGATGGCGGGCTGGCTGGGCCTGGGTGATGTCACGGTCGGCCGCAGGGGCGACCTGGCGCCGGTGTTGCGCCGAGTGTGGGGCCGGCGCACGCGGTGA
- a CDS encoding flavodoxin family protein, producing the protein MSRTLLVVHHTPSPATRELLEAVLAGARDPEITGVDVVVRPALAATVPDVLEADGYLFGTTANFGYMSGALKHFFDTVYYPSLDHVAGRPYGLWVHGNNDTVGAVTSVEKLAAGLALTKVADTLEVVTAIDADVRQRAYDLGGTVAATLMEE; encoded by the coding sequence GTGAGCAGGACGCTGCTGGTGGTGCACCACACCCCGTCACCGGCCACCCGGGAGCTGCTCGAGGCGGTGCTGGCCGGGGCCCGCGATCCCGAGATCACCGGCGTCGACGTCGTCGTGCGGCCGGCGCTGGCCGCCACGGTGCCCGACGTGCTCGAGGCCGACGGCTACCTGTTCGGCACCACCGCCAACTTCGGTTACATGAGCGGCGCGCTCAAGCACTTCTTCGACACCGTCTACTACCCGAGCCTCGACCATGTCGCCGGGCGGCCCTACGGGCTGTGGGTGCACGGCAACAACGACACCGTCGGCGCGGTCACCTCGGTGGAGAAACTGGCCGCAGGCCTGGCGCTGACCAAGGTCGCCGACACGCTCGAGGTCGTCACCGCAATTGACGCCGACGTCAGGCAGCGCGCTTACGATCTCGGTGGCACGGTGGCCGCGACGCTGATGGAGGAGTGA
- a CDS encoding HpcH/HpaI aldolase/citrate lyase family protein — translation MTDHEGDPDDVGKRIDPVLARSWLLVNGAQYERFEPAVRSRADVVVLDIEDAVAPKNKTEARDNVVRWLSEGHTDWVRVNGFGTPWWADDLEALKSTSVGGVMLAMVESVDHVVETTKRLPDVPIVALVETARGLERISEIAATKGTFRLAFGIGDFRRDTGFSDNPVTLAYARSRFTIAAKAAHLPGAIDGPTVGTSALKLSEATAVSAEFGMTGKICLTPEQCPTVNEGLSPSPEEIAWAQEFFVEFERDGGEIRNGSDLPRIARANKILDLARAYGIEVSEFDDVDDPAHIPAPSDTYHY, via the coding sequence ATGACCGACCACGAAGGTGACCCCGACGACGTCGGGAAACGCATCGACCCGGTGTTGGCGCGCAGTTGGCTGCTGGTCAACGGCGCCCAGTACGAGCGGTTCGAGCCGGCGGTGCGGTCGCGCGCCGACGTCGTCGTCCTCGACATCGAGGACGCGGTGGCACCGAAGAACAAGACCGAGGCCCGCGACAACGTGGTGCGCTGGCTCTCGGAGGGTCACACCGACTGGGTACGGGTCAACGGGTTCGGCACCCCGTGGTGGGCCGACGATCTGGAGGCGCTGAAGTCGACGTCGGTCGGCGGGGTGATGCTGGCGATGGTCGAGTCCGTCGACCACGTGGTCGAGACCACCAAGCGGCTGCCCGACGTGCCGATCGTGGCGCTGGTCGAGACCGCGCGCGGGCTGGAGCGCATCAGCGAGATCGCCGCCACCAAGGGCACGTTTCGGCTGGCGTTCGGGATCGGCGACTTCCGCCGCGACACCGGCTTCAGCGACAACCCGGTCACGCTGGCCTACGCCAGGTCCCGGTTCACCATCGCCGCCAAGGCCGCCCACCTGCCCGGCGCGATCGACGGGCCGACGGTCGGCACCAGCGCGCTCAAGCTCAGCGAGGCCACCGCGGTGTCCGCCGAGTTCGGCATGACCGGCAAGATCTGTCTGACACCCGAGCAGTGCCCGACGGTCAACGAGGGTTTGTCCCCGTCGCCGGAGGAGATCGCCTGGGCGCAGGAGTTTTTCGTCGAGTTCGAACGCGACGGCGGCGAGATCCGCAACGGCTCGGACCTGCCCAGGATCGCGCGGGCCAACAAGATCCTGGATCTGGCCCGCGCCTACGGCATCGAGGTGTCGGAGTTCGACGACGTCGACGACCCCGCGCACATCCCGGCGCCCTCAGACACGTACCACTACTGA
- a CDS encoding DUF4193 domain-containing protein — MATDYDAPRVKDADDAIDESLEAIAARRGAADVAVLDDDEEPVDSIILPDVDLSGEELTVRVVPKQPDEFTCSSCFLVQHHSRLALQSGDRMICADCA; from the coding sequence ATGGCCACCGATTACGACGCCCCGCGTGTGAAGGACGCTGACGACGCCATCGACGAATCGCTCGAGGCGATCGCCGCGCGGCGAGGCGCGGCCGATGTCGCCGTGCTCGACGATGACGAGGAGCCGGTCGACTCGATCATCCTGCCCGACGTGGACCTGTCCGGTGAGGAACTCACCGTCCGGGTGGTCCCGAAGCAGCCCGACGAGTTCACCTGCTCGAGCTGCTTCCTGGTCCAGCACCACAGCCGCCTGGCTCTGCAGTCGGGCGATCGGATGATCTGCGCCGACTGCGCCTGA
- a CDS encoding ribonuclease J: MNGELEPPGPLAPGGLRVTALGGINEIGRNMTVFEHLGRLLIIDCGVLFPTHDEPGVDLILPDLRVIEDRLADIEALVVTHAHEDHIGAIPFLLKLRPDIPIVGSKFTLALIVEKCREHRIKPVIVEVDERQSSRHGVFECEYFNVNHSIPGCLAVAIHTGAGTVLHTGDIKLDQSPPDGKPTDLPGMSRLGDAGVDLFLCDSTNSEIPGVGPSESEIGPNMHRLIRGAKGRVIVACFASNVARVQQIVDAAVALGRKVAFVGRSMVRNMGIARELGYLTLANDDDVIDIAAAEMLPPEQVVLVTTGTQGEPMAALSRMSRGEHRSIKLTEDDLIIMSSSQIPGNEEAIFGVLDALAKIGARVVTNAQVRVHVSGHAYAGELLFLYNGVRPRNVMPVHGTWRMLRANAALAAKTGVPEENIVLAENGVSVDLVNGRASVSGAVTVGKMFVDGLITGDVGDAVVGERLTLSSGFIGITIVVERGTGKLAAPPHLHSRGFSEDPKALESAARKVEEALETLAEERVSDVTRIAQAARRAVGKWVGETYRRQPMIVPTVIEI; this comes from the coding sequence GTGAACGGAGAACTCGAACCGCCGGGGCCGCTGGCCCCCGGTGGTCTGCGGGTGACGGCCCTCGGCGGGATCAACGAGATCGGTCGCAACATGACCGTTTTCGAGCATCTCGGCCGGCTGCTGATCATCGACTGCGGGGTGTTGTTCCCGACCCACGACGAGCCGGGCGTCGACCTGATCCTGCCCGACCTGCGGGTGATCGAGGACCGGCTGGCCGACATCGAGGCGCTGGTGGTCACCCACGCCCACGAGGACCACATCGGCGCGATCCCGTTCCTGCTCAAGCTGCGCCCCGACATCCCGATCGTCGGCTCGAAGTTCACGCTCGCGCTGATCGTCGAGAAGTGCCGCGAGCACCGCATCAAACCGGTGATCGTGGAGGTCGACGAGAGACAGAGCTCGCGGCACGGGGTGTTCGAGTGCGAGTACTTCAACGTCAACCACTCGATCCCGGGGTGCCTGGCGGTGGCGATCCACACCGGCGCAGGCACCGTGCTGCACACCGGCGACATCAAGCTCGACCAGTCACCGCCCGACGGTAAGCCCACCGACCTGCCCGGCATGTCGCGACTCGGCGACGCCGGCGTCGACCTGTTCCTGTGCGACTCGACCAACTCGGAGATTCCGGGCGTCGGCCCGTCCGAGAGCGAGATCGGCCCGAACATGCACCGGTTGATCCGCGGCGCGAAGGGCCGGGTGATCGTCGCCTGCTTCGCGTCGAATGTCGCTCGCGTGCAACAGATCGTCGACGCCGCGGTCGCGCTGGGCCGCAAGGTGGCGTTCGTCGGCCGGTCGATGGTGCGCAACATGGGCATCGCCAGGGAGCTGGGCTACCTGACGCTGGCCAATGACGACGACGTCATCGACATCGCCGCCGCCGAGATGCTGCCGCCCGAGCAGGTGGTGCTGGTGACCACCGGCACCCAGGGCGAGCCGATGGCCGCGCTGTCGCGGATGTCGCGCGGTGAGCACCGCAGCATCAAGCTCACCGAGGACGACCTGATCATCATGTCGTCCTCGCAGATCCCGGGCAACGAGGAGGCGATCTTCGGGGTGCTCGACGCGCTGGCCAAGATCGGCGCCCGCGTCGTCACCAACGCCCAAGTGCGCGTGCACGTCTCGGGTCACGCCTACGCCGGTGAGCTGCTGTTCCTCTACAACGGGGTGCGGCCGCGCAACGTGATGCCGGTGCACGGCACCTGGCGGATGCTGCGCGCCAACGCCGCGCTGGCCGCCAAGACCGGGGTGCCGGAGGAGAACATCGTGCTGGCCGAGAACGGGGTCAGCGTGGACCTGGTCAACGGTCGGGCCTCGGTCTCCGGTGCGGTGACCGTCGGCAAGATGTTCGTCGACGGGCTGATCACCGGTGACGTCGGCGACGCGGTTGTCGGCGAGCGACTCACGCTGTCGTCGGGTTTCATCGGCATCACGATCGTCGTGGAGCGCGGCACCGGCAAGCTCGCCGCTCCGCCGCATCTGCACTCGCGGGGCTTCTCCGAGGATCCCAAGGCGCTGGAGTCGGCCGCCCGCAAGGTCGAGGAGGCGCTGGAAACCCTTGCCGAGGAACGCGTTTCCGATGTCACCCGGATCGCGCAAGCGGCCCGCCGCGCCGTCGGCAAGTGGGTGGGGGAGACCTACCGCCGCCAGCCGATGATCGTGCCGACGGTCATCGAGATCTAG
- the thyX gene encoding FAD-dependent thymidylate synthase, with protein MAETTPLRVQLIAKTEFLPPPDVPWSTDADGGPALVEFAGRACYQSWSKPNPRTATNASYIRHIIDVGHFSVLEHASVSFYITGISRSCTHELIRHRHFSYSQLSQRFVPEHDAEVVLPPGIEGDPELTEILTRHADASRAAYTELLTRLEAKFADQPNAVLRRKQARQAARSVLPNATETRIVVTGNYRAWRHFIAMRASEHADVEIRRLALECLRQLVDVAPQVFSDFEITTLADGTEVATSPLATEA; from the coding sequence GTGGCCGAGACCACCCCGCTGCGTGTCCAACTGATCGCCAAGACCGAGTTCCTCCCGCCGCCCGACGTGCCCTGGAGCACCGACGCCGACGGCGGTCCCGCGCTGGTCGAGTTCGCCGGGCGGGCCTGCTATCAGAGCTGGTCGAAACCCAATCCGCGGACGGCGACCAACGCGTCCTACATCCGCCACATCATCGACGTCGGGCACTTCTCGGTGCTCGAGCACGCGTCGGTGTCCTTCTACATCACCGGCATCTCCCGCTCGTGCACCCACGAGCTGATCCGGCACCGACACTTCTCCTATTCGCAGCTGTCCCAGCGGTTCGTGCCCGAACACGACGCCGAGGTGGTGCTGCCGCCGGGCATCGAGGGCGACCCGGAACTCACCGAGATCCTGACCCGGCACGCCGACGCCAGCCGCGCCGCCTACACCGAGTTGCTGACCCGGCTGGAGGCGAAGTTCGCCGACCAGCCCAACGCGGTGCTGCGCCGCAAGCAGGCCCGCCAGGCCGCCCGCTCGGTGCTGCCCAACGCCACCGAGACCCGCATCGTCGTCACCGGCAACTACCGGGCGTGGCGCCACTTCATCGCCATGCGGGCCAGCGAACACGCCGACGTGGAGATCCGCCGGCTGGCCCTCGAGTGCCTGCGTCAGCTGGTCGATGTGGCGCCGCAGGTGTTCAGCGACTTCGAGATCACCACGCTCGCCGACGGCACGGAGGTCGCCACGTCCCCTCTGGCGACAGAGGCGTGA
- a CDS encoding mycofactocin-coupled SDR family oxidoreductase codes for MGSLTGRVAFITGAARGQGRAEAVRLAADGADIIAVDICDQIASVPYPLASADDLAATVKLVEDTGARIVAQRADVRDQQALASALQVGLDAFGRLDIVVANAGIAPMQSGPEGWRDVIDVNLTGVHNTVEVAKGPLVSQGEGGSMVLTSSVAGLVGIGSDDPGAIGYVAAKHGIVGLMRIYANLLAPHSIRVNSIHPAGVDTPMINNHATRAWLGSIAEKTPQDMGNALPVQVLQAEDIANAVAWLVSDEARYITGVALPVDAGSVNKR; via the coding sequence ATGGGTTCACTCACCGGCAGGGTCGCGTTCATCACCGGCGCGGCACGCGGTCAGGGCCGCGCGGAGGCGGTCCGGCTGGCCGCCGACGGCGCGGACATCATCGCCGTCGACATCTGCGATCAGATCGCGTCGGTCCCCTACCCGCTGGCGTCCGCCGACGATCTGGCCGCCACGGTCAAGCTGGTCGAGGACACCGGCGCGCGAATCGTGGCGCAGCGGGCCGACGTTCGCGACCAGCAGGCGCTGGCGTCGGCGCTGCAGGTGGGCCTGGACGCGTTCGGGCGGTTGGACATCGTGGTGGCCAACGCCGGGATCGCGCCGATGCAGTCCGGGCCCGAGGGGTGGCGTGACGTCATCGACGTCAACCTCACCGGGGTGCACAACACGGTCGAGGTGGCCAAGGGGCCGTTGGTGTCCCAGGGCGAGGGCGGCTCGATGGTGCTGACCAGTTCGGTGGCCGGCCTGGTCGGGATCGGCAGCGACGACCCGGGTGCGATCGGGTACGTGGCGGCCAAACACGGCATCGTCGGGTTGATGCGGATCTACGCGAATCTGCTGGCGCCGCACAGTATCCGGGTGAACTCGATACACCCCGCCGGTGTGGACACCCCGATGATCAACAACCACGCCACCCGCGCCTGGCTGGGCAGCATCGCGGAGAAGACCCCGCAGGACATGGGCAACGCGCTGCCGGTGCAGGTGCTGCAGGCCGAGGACATCGCCAACGCGGTCGCGTGGCTGGTCTCCGACGAGGCGCGCTACATCACCGGCGTGGCGCTGCCGGTGGACGCCGGATCGGTCAACAAGCGCTGA
- a CDS encoding putative quinol monooxygenase produces MSESPVVVVATMTAKPESVDLVREACTKAVAAVHDEPGCQLYSLHESNGTFVFVEQWASADALQAHSTAPAIGELFGTIGEHLDGAPDIKMLAPVVAGDPAKGALRP; encoded by the coding sequence ATGTCCGAAAGCCCCGTCGTCGTTGTCGCCACCATGACCGCCAAGCCCGAGTCGGTGGATCTGGTGCGGGAGGCCTGCACGAAGGCCGTCGCGGCGGTGCACGACGAGCCCGGCTGCCAGCTCTACTCGTTGCACGAGAGCAACGGGACGTTCGTGTTCGTCGAGCAGTGGGCGTCCGCGGACGCGCTGCAGGCGCACAGCACCGCCCCGGCGATCGGTGAGCTGTTCGGCACCATCGGCGAGCACCTCGACGGCGCACCGGACATCAAGATGCTGGCCCCGGTGGTCGCCGGCGATCCGGCCAAGGGCGCGCTGCGGCCCTGA
- a CDS encoding thymidylate synthase produces MPIATPYEDLLRLVLEHGTPKSDRTGTGTRSLFGHQMRYDLSAGFPLITTKKVHTKSVIYELLWFLRGDSNVRWLQEHGVTIWDEWASETGDLGPIYGVQWRSWPTPSGEHIDQISNALELLKSDPDSRRIIVSAWNVGEIPQMALPPCHAFFQFYVADGRLSCQLYQRSADLFLGVPFNIASYALLTHMMAAQAGLDVGEFIWTGGDCHIYDNHVEQVKLQLSREPRPYPELVLAPRDSIFDYTYEDVVIKNYDPHPAIKAPVAV; encoded by the coding sequence GTGCCGATCGCGACGCCTTACGAGGATCTTCTGCGGCTGGTCCTGGAGCACGGGACGCCCAAGTCGGATCGCACCGGCACCGGCACCCGCAGCCTCTTCGGCCACCAGATGCGCTATGACCTGTCGGCCGGGTTCCCGCTGATCACCACCAAGAAGGTGCACACCAAGTCGGTGATCTACGAACTGCTGTGGTTTCTGCGCGGCGATTCCAACGTGCGCTGGCTGCAGGAGCACGGCGTGACGATCTGGGACGAATGGGCCTCGGAGACCGGTGATCTGGGCCCGATCTACGGGGTGCAGTGGCGGTCGTGGCCCACTCCGTCGGGTGAGCACATCGACCAGATCAGCAACGCGCTGGAGCTGCTGAAGTCCGATCCGGACTCGCGGCGCATCATCGTCTCGGCGTGGAACGTCGGGGAGATCCCGCAGATGGCGCTGCCGCCGTGCCACGCGTTCTTCCAGTTCTACGTCGCCGACGGCAGGCTGTCCTGCCAGCTGTATCAGCGCAGCGCCGACCTGTTCCTGGGCGTGCCGTTCAATATCGCCAGCTACGCGCTGCTGACGCACATGATGGCCGCGCAGGCCGGGCTCGACGTCGGCGAGTTCATCTGGACCGGCGGTGACTGCCACATCTACGACAACCACGTCGAGCAGGTGAAGCTGCAGCTGTCCCGCGAACCCCGACCGTACCCGGAACTCGTTCTCGCGCCCCGGGATTCGATCTTCGACTACACCTACGAGGACGTCGTCATCAAGAACTACGACCCGCACCCGGCGATCAAGGCTCCGGTGGCCGTATGA